In the Juglans microcarpa x Juglans regia isolate MS1-56 chromosome 6D, Jm3101_v1.0, whole genome shotgun sequence genome, one interval contains:
- the LOC121236149 gene encoding phospholipase A1-Ibeta2, chloroplastic-like codes for MKIASTPLPLQNLHLFQARPAGFMCQMSLLNPLTRPVATNSISLSEKRETSTELTRLHLANLEKLLQKPAALPNQLDPQPLHKDSKNNGPMENKGKGRLEGLNLARLWPEVKAPEQMSPRNFNRLQRLLSKTNEYSPRNNLGSRWREYHGSNQWKGLLDPLDENLRREVVRYGEFVQAAYQSFHSNPTMSEDGPPSPHQVVLPDKSYKLTKSLYATSSIGLPKWVDDMAPDLGWMTQRSSWIGYVAVCDDKREIQRMGRRDIVIALRGTATCLEWAENVRAQLVQIQEDNDDNSIDKTQRQSKVECGFLSLYKTSGAHVPSLAESVVEEIQRLVDLYKDETLSITVTGHSLGAALALLVADEISRRALNVPPVAVFSFGGPRVGNKAFANRMNAQNVKVLRIVNSQDVITKVPGIFVGEELDQKLRNTRVGAVVDMLEKNMPLDYSHVGTELRVDTKMSPYLKPNADMACCHDLEAYLHLVDGFLASDVPFRANAKRSLGRLLQDQRSNVKKLYTRKAKALTLNLERDRLPMSGCLPSPT; via the coding sequence ATGAAAATCGCTTCCACGCCGCTTCCTCTTCAAAATCTACACCTGTTTCAGGCAAGACCTGCCGGCTTCATGTGCCAGATGTCTCTCCTAAACCCTTTGACAAGACCAGTGGCAACTAATTCTATATCACTGTCTGAAAAACGGGAAACATCGACTGAGTTAACTCGATTACACCTCGCCAACCTCGAGAAACTGCTCCAGAAACCAGCTGCCCTGCCGAACCAACTGGACCCACAACCCCTTCACAAGGATTCCAAGAATAATGGGCCGATGGAAAACAAGGGAAAAGGTCGACTTGAAGGGCTTAACTTGGCTAGACTCTGGCCAGAAGTGAAGGCCCCCGAGCAAATGTCGCCCCGAAATTTTAACCGGCTCCAGCGACTCCTATCAAAGACAAATGAATACTCTCCGAGAAATAATCTTGGCAGCAGGTGGCGCGAATATCATGGCAGCAACCAGTGGAAAGGCCTTTTAGACCCGCTCGATGAGAACCTCCGCCGAGAGGTGGTACGGTATGGTGAGTTTGTTCAAGCCGCCTACCAATCTTTTCATTCAAATCCTACCATGTCAGAAGATGGACCGCCCTCACCGCATCAAGTGGTCTTGCCCGATAAATCTTATAAACTGACTAAGAGTTTGTATGCCACTTCCTCCATCGGGTTGCCGAAGTGGGTGGATGATATGGCACCGGATCTCGGGTGGATGACCCAACGGTCTAGTTGGATCGGTTACGTCGCGGTTTGTGATGATAAGAGGGAGATCCAACGGATGGGACGTAGAGATATAGTCATTGCACTCCGTGGAACCGCAACATGTCTTGAGTGGGCGGAGAATGTTAGGGCCCAATTGGTTCAAATCCAAGAAGATAATGATGATAATAGTATTGATAAGACTCAAAGGCAATCAAAAGTTGAATGCGGATTCTTAAGCTTATACAAGACGAGTGGAGCTCATGTGCCAAGCCTAGCGGAGTCTGTGGTTGAAGAGATCCAAAGGCTCGTGGACCTATATAAGGACGAGACCCTAAGTATTACTGTCACAGGTCACAGCCTAGGTGCGGCATTGGCTTTACTTGTAGCAGATGAAATCAGTAGGAGAGCCCTAAACGTACCACCAGTTGCTGTTTTTTCCTTTGGTGGACCTCGTGTTGGCAATAAAGCTTTTGCCAACCGTATGAATGCCCAAAATGTGAAGGTGTTACGAATTGTCAATTCCCAAGATGTGATCACTAAAGTCCCTGGTATATTTGTAGGGGAAGAACTAGACCAAAAGCTAAGAAACACAAGGGTTGGAGCGGTGGTTGACATGCTCGAGAAAAACATGCCATTAGACTACTCTCACGTTGGAACCGAATTACGGGTTGATACGAAAATGTCACCGTATTTGAAGCCCAATGCTGACATGGCATGTTGTCATGACTTAGAGGCTTACCTACACTTGGTGGATGGGTTCTTGGCATCTGATGTTCCATTTAGGGCAAATGCTAAAAGGAGTTTAGGGAGGTTGCTACAAGATCAGAGATCGAATGTCAAGAAGTTGTATACTAGAAAGGCAAAAGCCTTGACTTTAAATCTTGAAAGAGATAGACTGCCCATGTCTGGTTGTTTGCCTAGTCCAACTTGA